The following are from one region of the Chloroflexota bacterium genome:
- a CDS encoding response regulator — MAQKILVVDDEPGTLKMLEMTIKLEGYEVATARDGQTALQMIPEFKPDLIILDMMMPGTPGIEVLKTLKQQYTNPPAVIIFSAKGGIPDMVEGMEAGAFKYLVKPVPRAELLQNIKSALVSRAFRKGG, encoded by the coding sequence ATGGCACAAAAAATCCTGGTGGTGGATGACGAACCGGGCACGCTCAAGATGCTGGAGATGACCATCAAACTTGAGGGCTACGAAGTGGCGACGGCCCGCGACGGCCAAACGGCGCTCCAGATGATCCCTGAGTTCAAGCCCGATCTGATTATTCTAGATATGATGATGCCTGGCACGCCCGGCATTGAAGTGTTGAAGACGCTCAAGCAACAATACACCAACCCGCCAGCCGTCATTATCTTTTCGGCCAAAGGCGGCATTCCCGACATGGTCGAAGGCATGGAAGCCGGGGCCTTCAAGTATCTGGTCAAGCCTGTGCCGCGCGCCGAATTGCTTCAGAACATCAAATCGGCGCTGGTGTCTCGCGCTTTCCGCAAGGGCGGATAA
- a CDS encoding FAD-dependent oxidoreductase yields MTKPVILIVDDDPMVLNAVERDLRLKYGPAYRLLKAASGSAALDVLRELQKRNETAALLLADQRMPQMTGVQFLEQARALFPEARRVLLTAYADTEAAIYAINRVELDHYLMKPWDPPEERLYPVLDELLDDWKGRFGQSFDGIRVAGTLWSLSTHQIKDFLVRHQLPYQYLDVETDPKAKALVEEHGQGQFKIPTVFFPDGSALVEPTLQQVAEKAGLPTEATMRFYDLVIVGAGPAGLSAAVYASSEGVDCLLIEKHAPGGQAGSSPKIENYLGFPMGISGSDLTRRAVIQARRLGAEILTAQEVAAVRLFDRYKIVIFPDGTEVACHALLLATGASFNTLRMPGAAQLSGAGIYYGAAHTEAYYYKNQPVFVVGGANSAAQGALFLSRYASKVTMLIRGPETIAAQHLVNALRADPKIEIRLNTDLVEAHGQEKLEAVTIQNSATDEAQTLPAAALFVFIGVKPQSTLVAELALCDSKGYVLTGPDAMAEGKRPPGWPLDRDPFMFETSVPGLFAAGDVRFGTIHRVVNATAEGGAAVAMIRQYLKTL; encoded by the coding sequence ATGACAAAACCTGTTATCCTGATCGTTGACGATGACCCGATGGTGCTAAACGCCGTCGAGCGCGACCTGCGCTTGAAATACGGCCCGGCCTATCGCCTGCTGAAGGCGGCTTCCGGCAGTGCGGCGCTGGATGTCCTGCGAGAATTGCAGAAGCGCAATGAAACGGCGGCCCTGCTCCTGGCCGACCAGCGCATGCCGCAGATGACGGGCGTGCAGTTCCTCGAACAGGCCCGCGCCCTCTTCCCCGAAGCCAGGCGCGTTCTGCTCACCGCCTACGCCGACACTGAAGCGGCCATCTATGCCATCAACCGCGTTGAACTGGATCACTACTTGATGAAGCCCTGGGATCCGCCCGAAGAGCGCCTCTACCCTGTTCTCGACGAACTGCTCGATGACTGGAAAGGGCGCTTCGGCCAGTCATTCGACGGCATCCGCGTCGCCGGGACGCTGTGGTCGCTTTCCACTCACCAGATCAAAGACTTTCTTGTCCGACACCAATTGCCTTATCAATACCTGGATGTTGAAACCGATCCGAAAGCCAAAGCCCTTGTCGAAGAACACGGCCAGGGGCAATTCAAAATCCCTACCGTATTCTTCCCCGACGGGTCGGCTCTGGTCGAGCCGACGCTTCAACAAGTGGCCGAAAAGGCCGGCCTGCCAACCGAAGCGACGATGCGGTTTTATGATCTCGTCATCGTCGGCGCCGGCCCGGCAGGCCTTTCGGCGGCAGTGTACGCCAGTTCCGAGGGCGTAGATTGTTTGTTGATCGAAAAGCACGCGCCGGGCGGACAGGCCGGAAGCAGCCCGAAGATCGAAAACTACCTCGGCTTCCCGATGGGAATCTCTGGTAGCGACCTCACCCGGCGGGCGGTGATTCAGGCTCGCCGCCTCGGAGCCGAGATTCTTACGGCTCAGGAAGTCGCCGCCGTCCGCTTGTTTGACCGCTACAAGATTGTCATCTTCCCCGATGGAACCGAAGTAGCCTGCCACGCGCTTTTGCTGGCTACGGGCGCGTCATTCAATACATTGAGGATGCCGGGCGCGGCGCAGTTGAGCGGCGCGGGCATTTATTACGGCGCGGCCCACACCGAAGCCTATTACTACAAGAACCAGCCGGTCTTTGTCGTCGGCGGCGCAAACTCCGCCGCGCAGGGCGCGCTGTTCCTGAGCCGCTACGCCAGCAAGGTGACGATGCTGATCCGCGGCCCGGAAACTATTGCCGCTCAACATTTGGTCAACGCCCTGCGCGCCGACCCGAAGATCGAGATTCGACTGAACACCGATCTGGTTGAGGCTCACGGCCAGGAGAAACTCGAAGCGGTGACAATCCAGAATTCGGCAACCGACGAAGCGCAAACCCTGCCGGCGGCGGCGCTGTTCGTGTTCATCGGCGTCAAGCCGCAGAGCACGCTCGTGGCTGAACTGGCGCTATGCGATTCAAAGGGCTACGTGCTCACCGGGCCGGATGCGATGGCGGAAGGCAAACGTCCCCCAGGCTGGCCGCTTGACCGTGATCCGTTCATGTTCGAGACGAGCGTGCCGGGTCTGTTCGCCGCGGGCGATGTCCGGTTTGGGACGATCCACCGAGTGGTCAACGCTACCGCCGAGGGCGGCGCGGCGGTGGCTATGATCCGGCAGTATCTCAAAACGCTGTGA
- a CDS encoding cyclic nucleotide-binding domain-containing protein, with the protein MSLDFVRRLPLFADLPEADLRELYQRAEPMALAAGEWLMREGESGDALFVILEGGIEITKRSGGQEVALALREPGEVIGEMALLEHAPRSASGRAAQDTRLLKIDSNAFRQVLMTSPTAALALLRTANMRLRSTEALLRQSEKMASLGTLAAGLAHELNNPAAAVQSSSRQLRQALAEWQNLAGQLDGPAFDVGQRKTVQDLQTEIARRIAEPAKLDPLTRSDLESELQDWLETKGVDRAWELAPTLITFGFDVPTLKGLTGNLSPGHFLAIVTRWLAASCLLYALLDEVRLGAERIAEIVKTVKAYAYLDQAPIQLVDVPEGLENTLIILRHKLKAGVSVVRDYAPDLPRVEAYASELNQTWTNLIDNAVDAMQGRGRLTLRTYRHEHNVVVEIADDGPGIPAEIQSRIFDPFFTTKPPGSGTGLGLHIVYNSVVHRHHGQIHLTSQPGATTFQIVLPIQLSRGQP; encoded by the coding sequence GTGAGCCTCGATTTTGTCCGTCGCCTTCCTCTTTTTGCCGATCTGCCCGAGGCTGACCTCCGCGAGTTGTATCAACGCGCCGAGCCAATGGCGCTTGCGGCTGGCGAATGGCTCATGCGCGAAGGCGAGAGCGGCGATGCGCTGTTTGTGATCTTGGAGGGCGGGATTGAAATTACCAAACGATCCGGCGGGCAAGAGGTGGCGCTGGCCCTGCGCGAGCCGGGTGAGGTGATCGGCGAAATGGCCCTGCTTGAACACGCGCCGCGATCCGCATCGGGACGGGCGGCGCAAGACACTCGCCTGCTGAAAATTGATAGTAACGCTTTCAGGCAAGTGCTGATGACCAGCCCCACTGCCGCCCTCGCGCTCTTGCGCACAGCCAATATGCGTCTGCGAAGCACCGAGGCTCTATTACGGCAGAGCGAAAAAATGGCCTCCCTGGGCACGCTCGCCGCCGGGCTGGCCCACGAGTTGAACAACCCCGCCGCCGCCGTGCAGAGCAGTTCCAGGCAACTGCGTCAGGCGCTCGCCGAGTGGCAAAACCTGGCCGGCCAACTTGACGGGCCGGCCTTTGACGTCGGGCAACGCAAAACTGTTCAGGACTTGCAAACCGAAATCGCCCGCCGCATAGCCGAGCCGGCCAAACTCGATCCCCTCACTCGCAGTGATCTCGAAAGCGAACTACAGGATTGGCTGGAAACTAAAGGCGTGGATCGGGCGTGGGAGTTGGCTCCGACCCTGATCACTTTTGGTTTTGATGTGCCGACGTTGAAAGGGTTGACCGGGAACCTGTCGCCCGGCCATTTTTTAGCCATCGTAACCCGGTGGTTGGCGGCAAGTTGCTTGCTCTATGCGTTGTTGGACGAAGTGAGGCTGGGCGCCGAGCGCATCGCCGAGATCGTCAAAACGGTGAAGGCTTATGCCTATCTCGATCAGGCCCCGATCCAACTTGTGGACGTGCCCGAAGGCCTGGAAAACACGCTCATCATTCTGCGGCATAAGCTGAAAGCCGGCGTCAGCGTGGTTCGCGACTACGCGCCCGACCTGCCGCGCGTTGAGGCTTACGCGAGTGAACTCAACCAGACCTGGACGAATCTCATTGACAACGCCGTGGATGCCATGCAAGGCCGGGGCCGGCTCACTCTGCGGACGTATCGCCACGAGCATAACGTTGTCGTCGAAATCGCCGACGACGGGCCGGGCATCCCGGCTGAGATTCAGTCTCGTATTTTCGATCCTTTCTTCACAACCAAGCCGCCCGGCTCTGGCACTGGGCTGGGACTGCACATCGTATACAATAGCGTGGTGCATCGGCATCACGGCCAGATCCATCTCACCTCTCAGCCGGGCGCGACGACCTTTCAGATCGTCCTCCCCATTCAACTTTCACGAGGCCAGCCATGA
- a CDS encoding CoA-binding protein, with translation MNDIQLKELYKSVKTIASVGLSANPEKPSFGITLYLKDRGYRIIPVNPTAKEIHGETVYPDLLSISDKVDVVQLFRRSEEVAPFVEQAIQIGARVVWMQEGVSNPEAAKKAEAAGLQVVMDRCMRAEHMRLFGARLFGLVER, from the coding sequence ATGAACGACATCCAGTTGAAGGAACTCTACAAGTCCGTTAAAACGATTGCCAGTGTAGGCCTTTCCGCCAACCCGGAGAAGCCGAGTTTTGGCATTACCCTTTACCTCAAAGATCGGGGCTATCGCATCATTCCGGTCAACCCTACTGCCAAAGAGATTCACGGCGAGACGGTTTACCCCGACCTGCTCTCGATCTCGGATAAGGTGGATGTGGTGCAACTGTTTCGCCGGTCAGAGGAAGTGGCGCCCTTTGTCGAGCAGGCGATTCAGATCGGGGCCAGAGTGGTGTGGATGCAGGAAGGGGTTTCAAACCCAGAGGCGGCTAAGAAGGCGGAGGCGGCTGGGCTGCAGGTGGTGATGGATCGGTGCATGAGGGCCGAGCATATGCGATTATTCGGAGCGCGGCTCTTCGGCCTGGTCGAGCGCTGA
- a CDS encoding amidohydrolase, whose product MTTDFLSLAKALEPEMIARRRDFHRHPELGFQEVRTAGIVANELNQLGLEVRTGVGRTGVVGLLEGDKPGPTILLRFDMDALPITEANKTDYISQTSGVMHACGHDGHTAIGLAVAKMLTPLRSQIAGTLKFVFQPAEEGLGGAAAMVQDGVMESPAPERSLALHVWNDKPFGWAAATDGPCMAASERFTITLQGKGGHGASPYQTKDPVTASAQIITALQTIVSRNVNALESAVISVTMVNAGDAFNIVPDSAVLRGTIRTFNPAVRDLVLRRVREVAEGVARAMECEPAVELTSTTPAVVNDSAMSAEVRNLAKTLPGVTQVSADERTMGSEDMAFMMNTVPGCYFFVGSADSAKGLDFPHHHPRFDFDERVLVQSAALMARAAAAYVLK is encoded by the coding sequence ATGACCACTGATTTTCTTTCTCTCGCCAAAGCGTTGGAACCGGAAATGATTGCCCGGCGGCGAGATTTTCACCGCCACCCCGAACTCGGCTTTCAGGAAGTTCGCACGGCGGGCATCGTCGCCAACGAATTGAATCAGCTTGGCTTGGAAGTGCGGACCGGGGTGGGGCGCACGGGCGTGGTCGGTTTGTTGGAAGGTGACAAACCCGGCCCGACGATTTTGCTCCGCTTCGACATGGACGCCCTGCCGATCACCGAAGCCAACAAGACCGACTACATCTCGCAGACTTCGGGTGTGATGCACGCCTGCGGCCACGACGGCCACACGGCCATCGGCCTCGCCGTCGCCAAGATGCTCACCCCGCTTCGCTCACAAATCGCGGGCACGCTCAAGTTTGTCTTTCAACCTGCTGAGGAAGGCCTGGGCGGGGCGGCGGCCATGGTTCAGGATGGTGTGATGGAAAGCCCGGCCCCCGAACGCTCGCTGGCTTTGCACGTCTGGAATGACAAACCGTTCGGCTGGGCCGCCGCCACCGACGGCCCGTGCATGGCGGCCTCGGAACGTTTCACCATCACCCTGCAAGGCAAGGGCGGCCACGGCGCGTCGCCGTATCAAACCAAAGACCCGGTCACAGCCTCCGCCCAGATCATCACCGCCCTGCAAACCATTGTCTCGCGCAACGTCAACGCGCTGGAGAGCGCAGTGATTTCGGTGACGATGGTCAACGCCGGCGACGCTTTCAACATCGTTCCCGACTCGGCGGTTCTGCGGGGCACGATTCGCACCTTCAACCCTGCCGTGCGCGACCTGGTTCTGCGGCGGGTGCGCGAGGTGGCCGAAGGCGTGGCCCGGGCGATGGAATGTGAGCCGGCGGTGGAGTTGACCAGCACCACGCCCGCCGTCGTCAACGACTCGGCGATGAGCGCCGAAGTGCGCAACCTGGCGAAGACTCTGCCCGGCGTGACTCAGGTGTCGGCTGACGAGCGCACGATGGGATCGGAAGACATGGCCTTTATGATGAACACCGTGCCCGGCTGTTACTTCTTCGTCGGTTCAGCCGACTCTGCTAAAGGGCTGGACTTTCCTCATCACCATCCCCGCTTTGACTTCGACGAGCGCGTGCTGGTTCAAAGCGCGGCCCTCATGGCGCGGGCGGCGGCGGCGTATGTGTTGAAATAG
- a CDS encoding DinB family protein: protein MTNSLSAIKMLYDYNHWANAKMLTACEALTIDQWDRDLGYSWGSVHGLLTHMFAAETVWLARWQGNSPQALRQAADFPTYRDLRRAWEKLDAEINLFIDSCDEKILKQEITYTNTKGESRAFPLGHLMLHLSNHSTHHRGELAAMLAIMGVPHPEDDLLWYLRELKEGK from the coding sequence ATGACGAATTCTCTTTCTGCTATCAAGATGCTTTACGATTACAACCACTGGGCCAACGCCAAGATGTTGACGGCTTGCGAGGCGCTGACAATTGACCAGTGGGATCGCGACCTCGGCTACTCGTGGGGCAGTGTTCACGGCCTGCTCACTCACATGTTTGCCGCCGAAACGGTGTGGCTGGCTCGCTGGCAGGGCAACTCGCCCCAGGCTCTGCGGCAGGCGGCAGACTTCCCTACTTACCGTGACTTGCGCCGGGCCTGGGAGAAGCTCGACGCCGAAATTAATCTGTTCATCGATTCGTGCGACGAGAAGATCCTCAAACAGGAAATCACTTACACCAACACCAAAGGCGAATCGCGCGCCTTCCCGCTCGGCCACCTCATGTTGCACTTGTCCAACCATAGCACGCACCATCGCGGCGAGTTGGCGGCCATGTTGGCAATTATGGGCGTGCCGCACCCCGAAGATGACTTGCTGTGGTATCTGCGGGAACTGAAAGAAGGCAAGTAG
- a CDS encoding GNAT family N-acetyltransferase produces the protein MTNELSIREATLADIATLVNHRRWMFEEMAALRGAQADTSEMAEAYSRYLAQHLGGIIRAWVVEEGGKIIASGAVLFYDWPPRPKDLTGRGALLHSVYTAPEYRRLGLARRIAQTMVEACRDLGLRTITLHASDAGRPLYESLGFNPTSEMRLTFEDDTTRQNS, from the coding sequence ATGACAAACGAACTTTCAATTCGCGAAGCCACATTGGCCGACATTGCAACCTTAGTGAATCATCGCCGTTGGATGTTTGAAGAGATGGCGGCGCTTCGCGGGGCGCAGGCCGACACAAGCGAAATGGCCGAAGCTTATTCGCGCTACCTGGCCCAGCATCTCGGCGGAATCATTCGAGCCTGGGTGGTCGAAGAAGGTGGTAAGATCATCGCCAGCGGCGCGGTATTGTTTTATGATTGGCCGCCGCGCCCCAAAGACTTAACCGGGCGCGGCGCATTATTGCACAGCGTTTACACTGCGCCCGAATACCGGCGGCTCGGCCTGGCGCGGCGCATTGCGCAAACGATGGTTGAGGCTTGCCGCGACCTTGGCCTGCGGACGATCACCTTACATGCCAGCGACGCCGGACGGCCACTTTACGAGTCGCTGGGTTTCAACCCAACCTCTGAAATGCGGCTCACTTTTGAGGACGATACAACCAGACAAAATAGTTGA
- a CDS encoding zinc-dependent alcohol dehydrogenase family protein, translated as MRALQLSSPTPIASSPLALVEQFLPALAPNSVLLRVRACGVCHTDLHIVEGDLPLKKTPITPGHQVVAVVEQIGSGVTAPSTSLRAGVRVGDRVGVPWLHTTCGVCEFCQRGEENLCDNARFTGWDVDGGYADYMLADESALVPIPPAFSDVEAAPLLCAGIIGYRSLIKADLQPGEHLGLFGFGGSAHLAIQIARRWNCRVSVFTRREEHKALARELGAGWVGAAHQSPPHPLDRAVIFAPAGNLVPLALGHLRKGGTLAINAIHMSPIPQFDYNLLYGERTIRSVTNATRHDAVEFMQLAAQIPARTEVTAFPLESANEALAKLKRGEINGAAVLVMSR; from the coding sequence ATGCGCGCCCTGCAACTCTCCTCGCCAACCCCGATTGCTAGTTCGCCGCTGGCCCTTGTTGAGCAATTTCTTCCCGCACTCGCACCCAACTCTGTCCTCCTTCGTGTTCGCGCCTGCGGTGTTTGTCATACTGATCTGCATATTGTCGAAGGCGACTTGCCGCTAAAGAAGACGCCGATCACGCCTGGACACCAGGTTGTGGCCGTCGTCGAACAAATCGGCTCAGGTGTCACCGCCCCTTCGACTTCGCTCAGGGCAGGCGTTCGAGTGGGCGACCGGGTCGGTGTCCCCTGGCTTCACACGACGTGCGGCGTGTGCGAGTTCTGCCAACGTGGCGAGGAGAATTTGTGCGACAACGCCCGGTTCACCGGCTGGGACGTGGATGGGGGCTACGCCGACTACATGCTGGCCGACGAAAGCGCCCTCGTCCCCATCCCGCCAGCCTTTTCCGACGTTGAGGCCGCGCCGCTGTTGTGCGCCGGCATTATCGGCTACCGCTCGTTAATTAAAGCTGATCTTCAGCCCGGCGAGCATTTGGGGCTTTTCGGCTTTGGCGGCAGCGCCCACCTTGCCATTCAGATCGCGCGGCGCTGGAATTGCCGCGTTTCCGTCTTCACGCGCCGCGAGGAACACAAGGCGCTGGCCCGCGAGTTGGGGGCGGGGTGGGTCGGGGCCGCCCACCAGAGTCCGCCGCACCCGTTGGATCGAGCCGTCATCTTCGCCCCGGCAGGCAACCTTGTCCCGCTTGCGCTCGGCCATCTTCGCAAAGGCGGCACGCTGGCCATCAACGCAATTCATATGAGTCCCATCCCGCAATTCGATTACAATTTGCTCTACGGTGAGCGAACAATACGCAGTGTGACCAACGCCACGCGCCACGATGCCGTTGAGTTCATGCAACTCGCCGCGCAGATTCCGGCGCGAACAGAAGTGACGGCCTTCCCGTTAGAATCGGCAAATGAGGCGTTGGCGAAGTTGAAGCGAGGGGAGATTAACGGAGCGGCCGTGTTGGTGATGAGCAGATGA
- a CDS encoding LysM peptidoglycan-binding domain-containing protein codes for MKRTLLILVILTLLLSVFPVQPAAAQGTTYTVQPGDNLFRIALKFNTTVAAIPAANGLTTTTIRVGQVLIIPSGASGSSPAPTAKPGATTAPNTNPGAYTVQPGDNLYRIALRFGTTVAAIQAANGLTSATIRVGQVLKIPGGSSSGPVPTATKPPSGGATPAPTTASNPGTYTVQPGDNLFRIALRFGTTVAAIQAANGLTSATIRVGQVLRIPGAPGSGPAPTSTKVPATAAPGATATPQPAATSAGTTGSFELGGQVAGFSDNTANKMKFSGMKWVKRQVRWHPGDSASAHFGLISDAHNRGFKILLSVLGEPGDTTPDKFAGYATFVGDLAGAGADAIEVWNEMNIDREWKSGSIGPSSYVPMLQQAYNAIKSKNGGTLVISGAPAPTGFFGGCGGGGCDDKPYIEGLVAAGGLNYMDCLGIHYNEGLMPPTQSSGDPRGSSDHYTRYYQTMVDTYYNAAGGRKKLCFTELGYLSGQEWGTLPAGFMWKPPYNLTVAEHAQYLGEAARLSRDQGKVRFMIVFNVDLNTFGSDPQAGYAMIRPDGSCPACDTLRAVTGGG; via the coding sequence ATGAAACGAACTCTGTTGATCTTAGTCATTCTGACTCTGTTGCTGTCGGTGTTTCCGGTTCAGCCGGCGGCGGCTCAAGGAACCACCTACACCGTCCAGCCGGGTGACAACCTTTTCCGAATTGCCCTCAAGTTCAACACCACCGTGGCCGCCATCCCGGCGGCCAATGGGCTGACCACGACGACGATCCGAGTCGGGCAGGTGTTGATTATCCCGAGCGGAGCGAGCGGCTCATCTCCCGCGCCGACGGCCAAACCCGGAGCAACTACCGCGCCCAACACCAATCCCGGCGCTTACACCGTCCAACCGGGTGACAACCTCTATCGGATTGCTTTGCGCTTTGGCACGACGGTTGCCGCTATTCAGGCGGCTAATGGGTTGACTTCGGCGACGATTCGCGTCGGGCAAGTGCTAAAGATTCCTGGCGGCTCCTCTTCAGGCCCTGTGCCAACGGCAACTAAGCCACCCAGCGGCGGCGCGACGCCGGCGCCCACGACAGCCAGCAACCCCGGCACCTACACAGTTCAGCCGGGCGATAATCTTTTCCGGATCGCTTTGCGCTTTGGCACGACAGTCGCCGCTATTCAGGCGGCCAATGGGTTGACTTCGGCGACGATTCGCGTCGGGCAAGTGCTAAGGATTCCCGGCGCGCCCGGCTCTGGCCCCGCGCCCACATCCACCAAAGTTCCGGCCACTGCGGCTCCAGGGGCAACCGCCACGCCTCAACCGGCGGCGACTTCGGCAGGCACAACGGGCAGTTTTGAGTTGGGCGGGCAGGTGGCTGGCTTTTCTGACAATACCGCCAACAAAATGAAGTTCTCTGGAATGAAATGGGTGAAGCGCCAGGTGCGTTGGCATCCCGGCGACTCGGCCAGCGCCCACTTTGGCTTGATTTCGGATGCTCATAACCGGGGCTTCAAGATTTTGTTGAGTGTGCTGGGTGAGCCGGGCGACACCACGCCCGACAAGTTTGCCGGCTACGCCACGTTTGTGGGCGACCTGGCGGGCGCGGGCGCGGATGCCATTGAAGTCTGGAACGAAATGAATATTGATCGCGAGTGGAAGTCCGGCTCGATTGGCCCCTCGAGTTATGTGCCCATGCTTCAGCAGGCTTACAACGCCATCAAGTCCAAGAACGGCGGCACGCTGGTGATCTCCGGCGCGCCGGCGCCCACCGGTTTCTTCGGCGGTTGCGGCGGTGGCGGCTGTGATGACAAGCCTTACATCGAAGGCCTGGTGGCGGCGGGCGGCCTCAATTACATGGATTGCCTCGGCATTCACTATAACGAAGGCCTGATGCCGCCAACTCAGTCGAGCGGCGACCCGCGCGGCAGTTCCGACCATTACACGCGCTATTACCAAACGATGGTGGACACGTACTACAACGCCGCCGGTGGCCGCAAGAAGTTGTGCTTCACCGAGTTGGGCTACCTCTCCGGCCAGGAGTGGGGAACGTTGCCTGCCGGCTTCATGTGGAAGCCGCCCTACAACCTGACTGTTGCTGAACACGCTCAGTATCTTGGCGAAGCCGCCCGCCTCTCGCGTGATCAGGGCAAGGTGCGGTTCATGATCGTCTTCAACGTGGACCTGAACACGTTTGGCTCGGACCCGCAAGCCGGTTATGCCATGATCCGGCCCGACGGCAGTTGCCCGGCCTGCGACACGCTACGCGCTGTCACCGGCGGCGGGTAA